Proteins from a single region of Halichoerus grypus chromosome 13, mHalGry1.hap1.1, whole genome shotgun sequence:
- the DSG2 gene encoding desmoglein-2, translating to MARSAEGAALLLLICFNFGNGLHLEVLNTRNENTLLPKHTHLVRQKRTWITAPVALREGEDLSKRNPIAKIHSDIAIERGIKITYKYTGKGITESPFGVFVFNENTGELNVTRILDREETPSFLLVGYALDERGNNLEKPLELRIKVLDINDNEPVFTQDVFAGSIEELSAADTLVMKISATDADEPNTLNSKISYRIVSQEPAYPPVFHLNKDTGEIYTTSFTLDREEHSSYTLTVEARDGNGQITDKPVKQAQVQIRILDVNDNIPVVKNGMTEWVVEENQANVEVVRIKVFDADEIGSDNWLANFTFVSGNEMGYFHIETDTQTNEGIVTLIKEVDYEEIKNLDFSITVTNKAAFHKSVKNKYKPISIPFKVKVKNVKEGIHFKSSTVSVHVSESMDKSSQSQIIGKFQAFDEDTGQVARVKYAKLEDIDNWISVDSVTSEIKLVKIPDFESRYVQNGTYTAKILAISESYPSKTITGTIVITVEDINDNCPTLVDPVQTLCDDVQYVNVTAEDLDGPPYSGPFSFSIIDKPAGMAEKWQIVHQESTSVLLQQKEQKLGRCEIQFLISDSQGFSCPEKQVLKLTICKCLNGGGCVEKLSDSYVGLGPAAIALIIFALLLLLLVPLLLLRCHCGEGVKGFTPIPGTIEMLHPWNNEGAPPEDKVVPLHVTADHGEGVAVDVRVGSITTKETTKESSCAFIKGHHEMAEVDGRWEEHRSLISGGVTEVTGTTGANVGAEMTRITKVTGSSRDLAGARAAAVAANEEFLRSYFIEKAASCTEEDDIHIGKDCLLVYSQEDTASLHGSIGCCSFIEGELDDRFLDDLGFKFRTLAEICLGQKIDMDGETEQRQKPVGASSMKAASHSFSEQTRINSENAYFSGNSFQVPKPLHEANAEKVTQEIVTESSVSSRQSQKVATLLPDPLASGNVVVTETSYVTGPTMPPSPVILGPGPSQALIVTERTYAPAPPFAEQHYANDSSVVVTERIIQPNGGLPGPLEGSQHLPDAHYVMVRERERFLAPSSGLQPPLAAAAAAAVAVGPNLTVTERERIPASSYQFPAKTSVMARKTEVSGAAVHGPLPNFSLEESGHSNSTRTTSTRVSKHSIVQHSYS from the exons atctGCTTTAACTTTGGAAATGGACTCCATTTAGAG gttttaaacacaagaaatgaaaatactctgCTTCCTAAACACACTCATTTAGTGCGGCAAAAGCGTACCTGGATCACTGCCCCTGTGGCTCTTCGGGAAGGAGAGGATCTGTCCAAAAGGAATCCGATTGCCAAG ATACATTCTGATATTGCAatagaaagaggaataaaaattacatacaaaTACACTGGAAAAGGGATCACAGAGTCACCGTTTGGTGTGTTTGTCTTTAATGAAAACACGGGAGAATTGAACGTCACCAGGATTCTTGATCGAGAAGAAACGCCGAGTTTTCTG CTAGTTGGTTATGCTTTGGATGAAAGAGGAAACAACCTGGAGAAACCATTAGAACTCCGCATTAAAGTTCTTGATATCAATGACAATGAGCCAGTGTTCACACAGGACGTCTTTGCTGGGTCTATTGAAGAGCTGAGTGCCGCAG ATACCCTTGTGATGAAAATCAGCGCAACAGATGCAGATGAGCCCAATACCTTGAATTCTAAAATTTCCTATAGAATCGTATCTCAGGAGCCTGCTTATCCTCCAGTGTTCCACCTAAATAAAGACACAGGGGAGATTTATACAACCAGTTTCACCTTGGACAGAGAG GAACACAGCAGCTATACTTTGACGGTAGAAGCAAGAGACGGCAATGGACAAATTACAGATAAACCAGTAAAACAAGCTCAAGTTCAGATTCGTATTTTGGATGTCAATGACAATATACCTGTAGTCAAAAATGGAATg ACTGAATGGGTAGTTGAAGAAAATCAAGCCAATGTAGAAGTTGTGCGCATAAAAGTGTTCGATGCAGATGAAATAGGCTCTGATAATTGGTTAGCAAATTTTACATTTGTATCGGGAAATGAAATGGGTTATTTCCACATAGAAACTGATACTCAAACAAATGAAGGAATCGTGACCCTTATTAAG GAAGTagattatgaagaaataaagaatctTGATTTCAGCATTACTGTCACCAACAAAGCAGCTTTTCACAAATCAGTTAAGAATAAATATAAGCCTATATCCATTCCCTTCAAAGTAAAGGTGAAAAATGTGAAAGAAGGCattcattttaaaagcagcaCAGTCTCAGTTCATGTTAGCGAGAGCATGGATAAATCAAGCCAAAGccaaataattggaaaatttCAAGCTTTTGACGAAGACACTGGACAAGTAGCCCGTGTGAA ATATGCCAAATTGGAAGATATAGACAACTGGATTTCTGTGGATTCTGTTACATCTGAAATTAAGCTTGTAAAAATTCCTGATTTTGAATCCAGATATGTCCAAAATGGTACATACACTGCAAAGATTTTGGCAATATCCGAAA gtTATCCAAGCAAAACCATCACGGGCACTATTGTTATCACAGTGGAGGACATCAATGACAATTGTCCCACGCTGGTCGACCCAGTGCAGACTCTCTGTGATGACGTGCAGTACGTGAATGTGACCGCAGAGGACCTGGATGGACCCCCATACAGCGGGCCTTTCAGTTTCTCCATCATCGACAAACCAGCCGGAATGGCAGAAAAATGGCAAATAGTACACCAAGAAA GTACCAGTGTACTACTgcaacaaaaggaacaaaagctTGGGAGATGTGAAATTCAGTTTCTGATTTCGGATAGCCAGGGCTTCAGTTGCCCTGAAAAGCAGGTGCTTAAACTCACAATCTGTAAGTGTCTGAATGGTGGCGGTTGCGTGGAAAAGCTGAGTGACTCCTACGTTGGCCTGGGACCTGCAGCCATTGCACTAATAATTTTTGCCCTCCTGCTCTTGCTAC TTGTACCACTTTTACTGCTGAGGTGCCATTGTGGAGAAGGCGTCAAAGGCTTCACCCCCATTCCTGGCACTATAGAGATGCTGCATCCTTGGAATAATGAAGGGGCGCCACCTGAAGACAAG GTGGTGCCTTTGCACGTGACAGCAGATCATGGAGAGGGTGTAGCCGTCGACGTGAGAGTGGGAAGTATAACAACCAAGGAAACCACAAAAGAAAGTAGCTGTGCCTTCATCAAAGGGCATCATGAGATGGCTGAGGTGGATGGAAGATGGGAAGAACACAGAAGCCTGATTTCTGGTGGAGTTACCGAAGTGACAGGGACAACAGGAGCCAACGTAGGCGCTGAAATGACAAGGATCACAAAAGTCACAGGGTCTTCCAGAGACCTGGCCGGAGCTCGAGCAGCTGCTGTTGCAGCCAACGAAGAATTCTTGAGAAGTTATTTCATTGAG aaagcaGCCTCTTGCACTGAAGAAGATGACATTCACATAGGCAAAGATTGCCTTCTGGTTTATTCTCAGGAAGACACTGCGTCTCTCCATGGTTCCATTGGCTGCTGCAGTTTTATTGAAGGAGAACTCGATGATCGCTTTCTAGATGATTTAGGGTTTAAATTCAGGACACTAGCTGAAATTTGCTTGGGTCAAAAAATAGatatggatggggaaactgagcagAGGCAAAAACCTGTGGGAGCGTCAAGTATGAAGGCAGCTTCACATTCATTCAGTGAGCAAACCAGGATTAATTCGGAGAATGCCTACTTCTCTGGTAATAGCTTTCAGGTTCCAAAACCTTTGCATGAAGCAAATGCAGAGAAAGTAACTCAGGAAATAGTCACTGAAAGCTCCGTATCTTCTAGGCAGAGTCAAAAGGTAGCTACGCTGCTCCCTGATCCATTGGCTTCTGGTAACGTTGTAGTGACAGAAACTTCCTACGTCACAGGCCCCACGATGCCACCAAGCCCCGTGATCCTGGGTCCTGGCCCGTCCCAGGCCCTTATTGTGACGGAGCGGACGTACGCACCGGCCCCTCCCTTCGCAGAGCAGCATTATGCTAATGACAGTAGTGTTGTGGTTACTGAGAGAATCATTCAGCCTAACGGGGGCCTACCTGGTCCTCTGGAAGGCTCTCAGCATCTGCCAGATGCGCATTACGTtatggtgagggagagagagcgcttCCTTGCCCCCAGTTCAGGGCTGCAGCCCCCCCTGGCGGCGGCCGCTGCGGCCGCTGTGGCAGTGGGACCGAACCTGACAGTGACAGAAAGGGAGCGAATCCCCGCCTCCAGTTACCAATTTCCTGCCAAAACCTCGGTGATGGCCAGAAAGACAGAGGTTTCTGGAGCCGCAGTCCATGGCCCCCTGCCAAATTTCAGTTTAGAGGAGTCTGGTCATTCTAATTCTACTCGCACCACGTCTACCAGGGTCTCCAAGCACAGCATCGTGCAGCATTCTTACTCCTGA